The Helianthus annuus cultivar XRQ/B chromosome 15, HanXRQr2.0-SUNRISE, whole genome shotgun sequence genomic sequence CATTTTCCCTCAGAAGAACTTCAATTGGTTCCTTGAAAACTAAATTTTCCTGAAAGTAATAGTACAACCAAATAAGATAGTTAGAAAATAGTACACTCTACACTCATGTGTGTGAGTTGTGTGTTTGGGTGGGATGAGAAGCTTGCCTTATGAAGGGTTTCTGCTGCATCACCAGCAGCACGTTCGGTTATGGATTTCTCCAAACTTTCAAGTACACGCATAGCACGAAGTCTAGCGTCATCAATGCTGGTAGCACTTGTCATTTCTGTCACAAACAACTCAACCCATTCTGCACCGTTTCTCGGTGAGTTTTCCAAAGAAACATCTTCGCTGGCAGTGACCGGACCTACATTTTTATTCAATAAAAGAACTTAGTCTACTAAATACATAATAGCGTACGAAAGCCAAAGCTTAAGCATGAAAATAAACTCAAACAAATTACCTTTATCAACTATTGTGTTTGACTGTCCTGGTGAACCTGAAATCCCATTTACATATCCCAGAGAGAGCTCGTTGAGACTCTTAATGGCAGAATCTATATCATTTCCACTCTTTTCTAATGCTTCTTCCAGAAGCTAGAAACACAGTTACGTCTTTTCGGTTAGAATAAACTTCTGTGTAATATAGACATATTGTGTATCAAGAACGAAACAAAAAGCGAATATAGTCGAATGGTAAAATTTCTCTTTGCCAAGGAGAAGACGCGGGTTCGATTCCCGCTATCCGCCCAAAACCAAACTGAAGTGATTTATTTCATATCTAAAATTGTAAATTAAAATGCTAAAGGATTTGGTATAGTTAGTCGTCATAGTGTAGTTATTCTACGGCTCCATCTCCTGCGCTGGCTCTGGCTGTCGTTGCTGATTTTCATACAAAAGGTAGTTAAAAAGTTACAAACATTCATCTAACACTGTCAAAAATCACATACCATAAAAACATCTCGTCTATAGTTACTTTTTCAAACAGTGTATCATGTCTATGCCGCTCAAATGCAAGCCTAAATGCAGCAACCCTACATATCATCAATAAATCCATTAGATAAGTAACAATAAATCATACCCTAATCGTTCTTCGTAATGATGAACAGTGTATAAAAACAAAAATGACTTTAGAGTTGCAAAAGAAACACACACCTTTCAGCGGATATGGTTGGTGCCACTGGAGGTTCATCTACGTCCATTGCTTCAGGTTCAGCTCCATTCACTCTTCGTTTTTACGATTTTTACAACGTTTCTTGATTGATTCTTCCGGTCACCCTTCCACCATCCTTTTCTCAGGTAGGTTCCTTCCTTCTTTATTTCTTTCCCACCTGGGGTTTTAGGGTTCTTGTTTTCTAGATAGATAATAATTATCATGATCATGCCTATTCTAATGTAAAAAATCACATACCATAAAAACATCTCTCCATGCTACGCAATACTCAGTATATGGCATAAACATCCTCCCCACTGATATATACCGCTTCTTTCCGGTCATGCACACAATTACCGATATTTTATTAAGTTTCACATAATACGTAAagtcgtaaataaacataaaaattgcCAAATTTATAATGTAAATGTATATACCTCTAGGAGGACCACAATCTCTGCCCATCAAGTAAGGCACTGCTACGCCGATGTTAACAACCCGCTCAATCTCGTCTATAGTTACTTTTTAAAACAGTGTATCATGTCTATGCCGCTCAAATGTAAGCCTAAATGCAGCAACCCTACACATCATCAATAAATCCGTTAGTGTATAAAAACAAAAATGACTTTAGAGTTGCAAAAGAAACATACACCTTTCAGCGGATATGGTTGGTGCAACTGGAGGTTCATCTACGTCCATTGCTTCAGGTTCAGCTGCAGTTGCGTCTCTGAAAGAAACCAAAAAGCATAATAGGGCTTCTATGTTTATTGCGTCCGATCTGATGTGACCAAATTGTTAAACGTTTCTTTGTAAACAATGTTTCTGGTATGGTTCTTCATGCCACCGTTGCCATCCCCGACGATGACAATCTTTAAACCTTCAGGTGTCGTAACCCTTGAAAGAGCGACATAAAGCTGGCCATGGCTAAACACAGGTCGGGGCAAATAGAGACCAACAACTTTTAATGATTGGCCTTGGCTTTTATTAATGGTCATTGCATAGCATGGTTTCACTGGGAACTGACGTCTTTTCATAATGAATGGCCATTTTGATTTCGTGGATGAAAGGGTTATCCTCGGTATTAATGCAGTATCTCCACGATTTGACCCAGTAAGTATCCTAGCCTTGATAACAAATTTCCCAAGGTCTGTGATAATAAGACGGGTGCCATTACATAAGCCTTGCGAGGGGTTCACATTTCTTAAAAGCATGATAGGGAGGCCTTCTTTTAAATGCAAAGCGTGCGGTGGCATACCTAACAATGTCAAATAATTAAAGTATTTAACTGGTCACAAATATTTTGTTTGTAACTAATATTTTAgtgccgggggggggggggtacctGGGAATGTCAAAGAGTTTAGGAATTCAGACGGATAGAGTTGTTCCTGTTCTAATACATCCGTGGATGCGCGACATATCTCATCAGAGCTCTTGTAGGTCTTTGTGGTCCGTCTCAATTGTGCAAACATGTAATCATTGATTTCGTCAGCGTCCATATTGCGCGGGGTTAGTATTGCTCTTTCACACAAAAAATCGTCATCGTCCTGCCTTTCTGTAAACGATGGGAAGACAGCGTTAACAATCGAGGCCACAGGAAGACCACAACTATCAACGATGAACCTGGTGGGTATCTCGATCCAGGTTGACTCATCTTCACCTTCTTTGGCTTTTGAGGGAACGATTCCATCGCCGATTTCTAACAACCATTTGTTGAAACATTGCCTATCCATGTCTATCACACCTGTTGAGGTGTATTCGTTGACACGCATACTACGGTGAAGAGTGAAGATTTCACAACTTTTCCATAGGTACGATTTATTTATGCATGCCTGAACAACATCTTCTCTTTTTCCCTTTGGGATGACGGGAAGGATTTGCCTGAAATCACCACCAAGCAAGATAGGCATGCCACCAAACACACGTTCCCTGTTTGTGTAGGTACAAAACCCCAATATATCTCTAAGTGTTTTATCAAGTGCTTCAAAGGCATATTTTTGCATCATTGGTGCTTCGTCCCAGATGATTAACCTTACCTCTTGTAAAAGGTGTGCCAATTGGGTATTTTGTTTGATGGCACACGTGCTATTGTTAAGTAATTCTAAAGGGATAGCGAAGCGGCTATGAGCTGTCCGACCACCGGGTAATAGAAGTGATGCGATACCTGACGTGCAGGGATAGGTAAAGTGAGTAAAAATGGAGTTGTGTACACAACCACATACATTATGTAGCACGAGAATAATTATACAAcattacataatttttttttacctgAAGATGCAACCGCAAGGGCAATCAGGCCCATCGATCTTAAGCGTGACAGGATGGCTTTGTACAGGAAAGTCTTGCCTGTCCCACCCGGACCATACACGAAATAAAACCCTCCTTTTCGGGTGACAACAGAATCAATGACTGTGTCGTATATGACCGTTTGTTCCGTGTTGAGTGATGCATATAACTGATCGTGTTCGTCTGTCAACTTTTTTTTATTGTAACTCAACTCTTCCCTGATTAGACGATTATCCAGCTTATCGAGGAGCGACGTATCTGGTTGTGGCATATCTGTGAAATCCTCCAACGATTTTCCATTTTTCTCCAATAGTTCATTTAGTTCAATTAGGCAGTAGTTCTTAAGCTGGTCGTCCGATAAATGTAATCCCGGAAACATGAAGAGCCTACGTTTCATGTACAAAATATCATCAGATAGTATCTCCCAGTTCTGTGCCCACAATTGTGCCGGGCGGTTCACTTCGCAAAACAACAATATGGTAACAAACAATTCCCGTAGCTGGGAACCGGACGCCCATAATTTAGCCTCTGAAAGAGCGTCATTCCACTCCTTGTCATCATTAAGTAAGCCGTACGCATAGCAGGCCTCTTTGAACGTTTCATACACGACTCCGTCGACCGTTTTTATTTCTTCGAAACTTCGGGGCCCTCTGACAATTCCCAACAACATCCTTAAATAATACTTTGGCCCAGCTGCTGGATTGCAATACACAATCCGCCCAATGGCTGGCCGCTCCAACCGCGTTTTCCATACCTTGTTATCCTCTTGCCAAACATACTTTGTAGGTATCTCGGCGTACGTAAACTTTCTTGCCGCTGCATCTCTGCTGTTCAGCGCAAACCATTGGGTGAACATTGTGTCTCGTATCCCGTCCCGGTTTAACAGGGCCGGTAAGCTGTCCGAATCACGTAACGTGATTAGATGTTGGTTAGGTGTATGGAACGTTAGCTTCATGACGGATGGAAATGAGTAATGTATAGGAAATGCAAGCATTCTCCACACAGCTTCACACGGCGATAAGTACCGGCAATCCAAATAGTTTTTAATCTCATCGACCTTAACAATCTGTTGTGTACGCCTTTCACCATCATTGCCAATGTTTTCCTGAACAACCATTGTAGCCCTGTCTGGCCCCTTGTTTAAGTATTTAAACAGGTATTTTATTGCTCGGGACTGGTTGCACCATTCAACATTGATGTGCGATTCGTACTTTAAGAGGAGATAACGGTTGTATGGGACGACAAACCGGTTGTCAAGCTTCGTTTTGCccttcataaagaaaatcttggTATCTCGTCGTCGATAAACCGGGTAACCGTCTTCGTCAATTGTCGTTTCTCGATAAAATGGTTTTGGAAAGTGTTTCATGCATTTACCATCTGTTGTACACGGAGCACTGCGCGCATCATTCCCACATGGACCATGCAACATGTAATCTGTCACAGCCTTATAGCCGGATGGATCGTCAATTTTCGATGGGATCTCGGCTGAAATTAAATCATCTATACCAGTAGGCGTGCGAGACGCGGCAGAATTTTCGAGCCACAATAAAAGGTGCGCGTGTGGTAGGCCTCGTTTTTGAAACTCAATTGTGTAAACAACTGCATATAACCAGGGGGACAAAGATTCAAGTCAGAGAGGGAAAAAAGGGGAAAATTACAAAGCTAAAAAAGGTCAGTATTTGTGGTAGAATTGATAGCAAAAGAAAGAGGCGGAGCATTACAAACTTTACCTGCTGTGCAGTTGCCAAAGATTTGTTTCTTCATAATATCTTCAATCAAGAAAGTTAGCTTAAGCTTAAAAACACGTGATACAACATCTGCACGGTCGTGAGACTTCTGTCCTGATATGAGAGATACCATGTCTTCGATCTCAGGCCATTTTGGGTTAGCTGTAAATGTTACAAACAGGTCGGGGTTTCCAAAAGAACGGCACAGAGCCATGGCATCTTGGTAATTTTGGATCATATATCTTGGACTGCCCGTAAAGGTTGACGGCAAAACTATACGCTGTCCGATAGCCTCAGCATTTGTATCCCCACGCGTCACAGCGTCACAAACATTATGATAGAGTTCAACGCGCAGCTCATTTTGGTTATTCCTCATCCAGCGCAACCTTTGTTCTTCGATGGCCGCGTATGAGTCAACCAAATATTGTTGGAATAAACGACCGCCTCTTAACAGGGTGGTGCCTTCATTGTTGCGATAATGGATTCTGTAGCAGTAGTATTCCCGCATCGTGACACATTGTCGTTTAGTCGCCCGACGTCCGGTGTTGTCATGGTAGCGTATTCGCTCGTGGAACCCAGTCTCTCCGTACGGGAACAATAACGGATACTGCAAAGGCATGTAAAGCTGATGTAATTCTGATATCCGTTGAAGCACGCCGTTTTTCGTACTGACGATAACATCACGTGGCTCGGTGTTTTCCCCAAAGTCGTTTGTGATAAGAACAGCAACTTCAGACACATTAGGGCGATTGTACTGTGGATTGTTTATTACTTGGCCTAGTAAGCGTAGCTGACAATCGTTGCTTTCATTCTGAGTGCACCAGTCGCGCGCCATTCGGAAGGCGTTAGCCAAAGAACTGTGGTTGTCTAACATTCTGATGAGGGACGCAACAATTGCTTCATCACATGTGTTGTGACAATCGGTCTGGCCGAACAAAGCAGCTATACGGTTTTTGACTTCGTTTTGCGTGTCGTAGAAGTACAGCTGAGCATATCTGGGCTGTTCACCTTCAACTGGCAACATGGCTCCTATTCGGTGGTAGTTCTGACCGTTTATTCGGAAGGTGTATAGGCTACGACCACTGTTTATAGCATGATCAATCTTTGCCCCAAATGATGTGAAACAGAACATGCTATTGTACACTCTAATATGTTCTCTGAATCTAACCGTCTCCGGGTCATTACAATCAAGTAACGATCTTAATGGCTCAGGGGCGTCAAGAAGGCGAGGAAGCAAAACCTTGCCATCCTGGCAGCACGAAGAGAAAGTCGTCCCATCAGAcgcctttgtatttttgttcCTCTCCTCATACCACATGACCGCTGCACAATTATGACATGTGAAGGTTGGACGGCCAAGGTTCTGGTACTCAACACGTGCACCTGTAATATTTATAACAGGTAAATTTAGTACAACACACAGACTGAGAGTAGCGTACCCAAACAGTGGAGTAACGTTAGACGCAAGAGGGAACAAAAAATTGTGTGGTAAGAAAATAGGGTTGGACAGTACCTACTGATGCAAACGCTGCCCTGCGCGGGGTTCGAATACGAACGCCTGTTAGCAAAATTAAATATGGTAATGTTATTCCTGTGGTGGTGACAGATGGGTAAAAGCGTAGTAGGGTACCGGGAAGTGATGGAAGTTTACCTTCTGTTTTTTTAGGGCGAGGAGGACGCAGACGTGATGGACCCGCCACGTTTTGATGAGAATTTTGTGGCGTGCAGTAAATATTGtctggaaaaaaaaaacataatagttATGGAAATGGTAGAAGGATAGTAGTAAACAGTGTAGCTAGCAGTGTAGACCTTGGGCAGATACGGAGGGAGAACATGTTGTTAGTGGACATACCACAGGCAGTGTGTGCACTGTATCGCTCCGCATAATGTTTTCACCTGCAACATATATTCAGGGAAACAACTATGATGTAGGCGTCGTATTGGGATGAGGGATGATGTAAGTgtggaaacaaaaaaaaaatacgaaCATGCACTGTCCCAGTGGGACGTTGATGAGGAAACATGGGAACGACCTTTTATTGATCTTTCTTTGCCCGTTCCAGTGGTTGTACCAGCGGTCACCGTAGCACTTGGCGGCTGTATTCGAGTGTTACCTGAAACAGGGAAAAAAGATGCAGATATAACAAAGACAGCATAGTAGGCAGAAAATTAAATCACTAACTATGTAAGTAAATTGACGTTTTGCATTAAAGTAGTATACGTGTTGCAGCATTTTTGTGAAGAAAAATTCAAGAGCATCCCATTTTTGATTCACCAAACACGCATCTAACATCAAATTAAACGAATGAATATCTGGTAACACCACATGCCTGGAATCAACTTTACTTGTAACATGATTCCCGTTCTCCAATAATTTATTGTTATACATAGTCGATAGTCCATATGCATTAGATTTATTTAACTTTACTTTTAATTTATGCCTCACTTTATGACACCTCTCCTTTTTTGCAGGTAATTATGGTCACACGTTATTTTGTTTCAGTTCAGtgtatattattttaaataataaaaacactaataaatttatatttgcattactttaaaaataaatttttaaattAATACCCATTTCAAAGGTCTTAATTATACTGTTTTAAGATTATATATTTAGGAACTAATTTTTACTTTTAATATACCACATGCATACATCGTCCCAGTGGGACGCTGGTGTGGAAACATAAGAATGACCTTTTATTGATCCTTCTTTGCCCGCTCCAGTGGCAGTACCAGTGGTCATCGTAGTACTTGGCGGCTGTATTTGAGTGTTACCTGAAACAGGGAAAAAGATGCAGATATAACAAAGACAGCATAGCAGGCAGAAAATTAAATCACTAAGTATGAAAGTAAATTCCAATCCCTTGTGTGCAGCCTGATGGCAGTGCCGTCAAAATTTGAGAGCCTAAACTGTTTGTAGCCTAATTGGATCTTAAATTTTTACATGCACGCATGTCGGCACGCAAACATTATGGCTATATGGTTCCGTTTTCACAAAGAGTACAGCTAACCTGTGTTGGGGTTGGCTGAGGATGCAAATGTAGTTATGGAAGTAAGTGTAGGTCCACAATATGTCACGTTCTTCCCACCAAGGCCCACATAGTTACGACTTTGTATATGGAT encodes the following:
- the LOC110923904 gene encoding ATP-dependent DNA helicase PIF1-like yields the protein MVVQENIGNDGERRTQQIVKVDEIKNYLDCRYLSPCEAVWRMLAFPIHYSFPSVMKLTFHTPNQHLITLRDSDSLPALLNRDGIRDTMFTQWFALNSRDAAARKFTYAEIPTKYVWQEDNKVWKTRLERPAIGRIVYCNPAAGPKYYLRMLLGIVRGPRSFEEIKTVDGVVYETFKEACYAYGLLNDDKEWNDALSEAKLWASGSQLRELFVTILLFCEVNRPAQLWAQNWEILSDDILYMKRRLFMFPGLHLSDDQLKNYCLIELNELLEKNGKSLEDFTDMPQPDTSLLDKLDNRLIREELSYNKKKLTDEHDQLYASLNTEQTVIYDTVIDSVVTRKGGFYFVYGPGGTGKTFLYKAILSRLRSMGLIALAVASSGIASLLLPGGRTAHSRFAIPLELLNNSTCAIKQNTQLAHLLQEVRLIIWDEAPMMQKYAFEALDKTLRDILGFCTYTNRERVFGGMPILLGGDFRQILPVIPKGKREDVVQACINKSYLWKSCEIFTLHRSMRVNEYTSTGVIDMDRQCFNKWLLEIGDGIVPSKAKEGEDESTWIEIPTRFIVDSCGLPVASIVNAVFPSFTERQDDDDFLCERAILTPRNMDADEINDYMFAQLRRTTKTYKSSDEICRASTDVLEQEQLYPSEFLNSLTFPGMPPHALHLKEGLPIMLLRNVNPSQGLCNGTRLIITDLGKFVIKARILTGSNRGDTALIPRITLSSTKSKWPFIMKRRQFPVKPCYAMTINKSQGQSLKVVGLYLPRPVFSHGQLYVALSRVTTPEGLKIVIVGDGNGGMKNHTRNIVYKETDATAAEPEAMDVDEPPVAPTISAERVAAFRLTFERHRHDTLF
- the LOC110909633 gene encoding uncharacterized protein LOC110909633; this translates as MVSHPIQVRLCSHTLSDGKVQTYFGLTLMNNCSDTSFVCGKNSIHIQSRNYVGLGGKNVTYCGPTLTSITTFASSANPNTGNTQIQPPSTTMTTGTATGAGKEGSIKGNTRIQPPSATVTAGTTTGTGKERSIKGRSHVSSSTSHWDSAYNIYCTPQNSHQNVAGPSRLRPPRPKKTEGVRIRTPRRAAFASVGARVEYQNLGRPTFTCHNCAAVMWYEERNKNTKASDGTTFSSCCQDGKVLLPRLLDAPEPLRSLLDCNDPETVRFREHIRVYNSMFCFTSFGAKIDHAINSGRSLYTFRINGQNYHRIGAMLPVEGEQPRYAQLYFYDTQNEVKNRIAALFGQTDCHNTCDEAIVASLIRMLDNHSSLANAFRMARDWCTQNESNDCQLRLLGQVINNPQYNRPNVSEVAVLITNDFGENTEPRDVIVSTKNGVLQRISELHQLYMPLQYPLLFPYGETGFHERIRYHDNTGRRATKRQCVTMREYYCYRIHYRNNEGTTLLRGGRLFQQYLVDSYAAIEEQRLRWMRNNQNELRVELYHNVCDAVTRGDTNAEAIGQRIVLPSTFTGSPRYMIQNYQDAMALCRSFGNPDLFVTFTANPKWPEIEDMVSLISGQKSHDRADVVSRVFKLKLTFLIEDIMKKQIFGNCTAGKVCNAPPLSFAINSTTNTDLF